A single Biomphalaria glabrata chromosome 2, xgBioGlab47.1, whole genome shotgun sequence DNA region contains:
- the LOC106076798 gene encoding rho GDP-dissociation inhibitor 1-like has product MAEQDQSPEVEHEDEDNPNYKPPAPKPLEELLKQDAEDESLRKYKEALLGASVGGNVIIDEKNPNKVIVEKLSLLAEGRDEIFIDLTKPEEEIKKESFTLKEGCKYQIKIYFFVQREIVSGLRYEHKVYRKGIQVDKMKQMMGSYGPKRELQSFTTQQEDAPSGLLMRGDYKIKSRFVDDDQNEYVNWEWHLTVKKDW; this is encoded by the exons aTGGCTGAACAAGACCAGTCCCCTGAAGTAGAACATGAGGATGAGGATAACCCCAACTACAAACCTCCTGCTCCCAAGCCTTTAGAAGAACTTTTGAAACAAGATGCGGAGGACGAGAGTTTGAGGAAATACAAAGAGGCTCTGCTTGGTGCTAGCGTGGGAGGAAATGTTATTATAG ATGAGAAAAACCCGAACAAAGTTATTGTCGAGAAATTATCACTTCTTGCAGAAGGCAGGGATGaaatatttattgatttgacaa AGCCAGAGGAAGAGATCAAGAAAGAAAGTTTTACACTAAAAGAAGGCTGCAAGtaccaaattaaaatttatttttttgtccagAGAGAAATAGTGTCAGGTTTACGTTACGAACACAAGGTGTACAGGAAGGGTATTCAAG ttgataaaatgaaacaaatgatgGGAAGCTATGGGCCTAAAAGAGAGCTTCAGTCCTTCACAACACAACAAGAGGATGCCCCATCAGGTCTATTGATGCGTGGGGATTACAAAATCAAATCAAGGTTTGTTGATGATGACCAGAATGAGTATGTCAACTGGGAGTGGCACCTGACTGTAAAGAAGGATTGGTGA